Within the Natranaeroarchaeum sulfidigenes genome, the region CCTCGCGGGCCGCGGCGGTCAACGCGAGCGCGTCGAGCACGTCGTCACGGCCCACGTCCTTGCGGTAGAACCGTTCCATGGCGTCCTCGTAGGCCTGCTCGCTGCCGGGAAGTTCCTCGCGGAGGAGTTCCCGTCGCGTCTTTCGGCCGGTCTCGGTGTGTTTCGAGTCGGGAACCGGGTCGCCGCCGGCGAAGGCGGCAAAGCAAAGCTCGGGGTGGCACTCGATTACTCGTTCTCTCGCGGCCTCGTGTTCGTCGAGAAAGGTTCCGACTTCCTCGATCACGGGGATGATGTTGTACGTCTGGATCGAGAGGCCGTGGCCGGTCAGCTCCCGGTGTCGTTCGTTGGCTGCCTCGTAGCTCCCGGCGTCGAGGACGCGCCGGGGCGGCACGTAGAACACACAGGATCGGCGGTCGCCGAGTAACTCCCGGGCTGCCTCGTCACAGGCACGGCGTCCAGTCTCGGGCAGCCCGATCGGCACGTCGATCAGCACGCGCTCGGCGTCGTCGTGCTCGGCCCAGAGCGTCTCGACGTCGTCGTACTGCGCCACGTAGAGTTCCGTGTCGTCGCTGACTCCCGTGATCCATCCGCTCGGACAGGCATCGACGCCGAGTACCGTCATGTCCCGAGGTCATCTGGTTCCAGCGGTCGGGATGTCCGCCAGTAGTGGTCGTAGGTGTCGTCGGCCCACGAATGGACCGCCGGGTCGTCGGTATCAAGCGAGGCCTGCAGGACCCCGCTCTCGTCGCGCAAGAGCAGATGCACTGTCTCGTCGGCAATAGTCACGGCAAGCGGGATCCCTTCCTCGCGGAACCGGATCGACGCCGTTTCAGTCCGGAGGATACGTTTCAGGCGCCCCCGGAGTTCGGTATCATCGGCGACTGCCTCGATGGCGCTCCGCGAGAGCACTGCGCGGAACTGCTGGTCCCCAGCGGTGACTCGATCCTCGACGACGCGGAGGCTCCCCTCGTTGAACGCGTGAGAGAAGGCCCGGACCGACTCGCTCTCCCGGAGCAGGTCAAGCAGGCGCTGCAGGGGAGCGTTCGGGCGAGTCTGTGTCGGGACGGTGATCCGGGCGTCGGCCAATCGCTGCAGATCGAAGTCCATCGCGTGGGTCGGGAGATACTCGACGATCTCACGGAGTTCGCCCTCGGTCTCCATGATCTCCAGTAGATCGGTAACGCCATCGGCGACGAGCCGTCCCGTCGCAGTGGCAACGTACTCACCGTCGTCACGGACGGTCCACGACCGCTCCTCGAAATCACCGAGTACCCGACTCAGCGTCGCCTGTGACGCGCCGGTCTCGGCGGCCAGCTCCGACCGGGTCCGACGCTTCTCGGCAAGACATTGAAGCACCCGAACCCTGTTCTCCGAGAGTGCGAGAAACTCGATCTCCTCGAGTGCCGATTCCATACCCGTATTCGGCGACGGTCAGTGAAACCGTTTTCGTACCGTGAAACCCTTGCAGTGCCCGGAGAACTCCCGCGGCGACCGGGGATTGCCTCCGCTGAAATAGTTTCTAAATGACACTATAGGGCTCCGGTTCATACTGGGTATCATGACGCGCTCTCCACTCTCTGCTGTACGAGTAACGAACGAGGTGCCGTTTCGATCGTGATCGACCGACGCACGCTCGTCCTCTTTGCGGCGTCGAGCCTCCTCTTCGGTGGAACGTTCGTCGCTGCGAAGGCGGGTCTGGAGTACTTTCCGCCGCTCGCGTTCGTGGCATTGCGGTTCGACATCGCCGCAATCGTCCTGCTCGGGTACGTCCTGCTGACTCGCTCGCGGGCGGAGCTCGTCCCCCGCACTCGCGGCGATATCGCTGGAATCCTCGCCACTGGCGTGCTCGCCATCGGGCTGACGAACGCCCTGATTTTCGTCGGTCAGCAGTACGCCACGAGTGCTGTCGCCGCCATCGTGTTCAGCCTCAACCCGATCCTGACGCCGGTCTTCGCCGCGCTCCTCCTCTCGGACGAACGACTCTCCACTCGCGGTGCGGCCGGATTGTTGCTCGGTCTCGGCGGCGTCGTGCTCGTGGTCGGCCCCTCGTCCGATCTGCTGCTCGGCGGCGGATTGTTCGGACAGGCGATCCTCTTTGCCGCCGCAGTCTGCGGTGCGCTCGGTGCCGTCTCGATCCGCCGCGCTGGCGGGACCCTCTCCAGCACGGTCAGGACCGCATGGGGACTGCCGTTCGCTGCGGCCCTCACACACATGCTGAGCTTTGCGAGTGGGGAATCCATGGGGGAGATCGTCTGGACGCCAGAGGCCGTGCTGGCGCTCGTGTACGTCGCCGTCTTCGCGGGAGCGATCGCGTACGTCGCCTACTTCGGCCTGATTGATTCTGCTGGCGCGATCCACGCGAACCTCGCCTTCTACGTCGTCCCAGTCGTTTCGACGGTCGGTGGCTGGGCGCTGCTGGGCGAGTCGATTTCGACGCTGACGATCGTCGGCTTCCTCGTGATTTTCGCCGGCTTCGCAGTGCTGGGCAGCGAGTCTGTCGACCTGCGCCGGGTCCTCCCACTCTCCCGGACACGTCGTCACAGCACGACCGATCAGTTCCTCTCGCTCGAAGATGTTCGCCGCGACCGTGCTGACTGACCGGGCAGTAATCCAGCATCCGTGCTGACTGATCCGGCGCCGATCGGTACGAGGTCCCGGCGAACAACGAACGGCTTTTCGTCCGGTTGGCCCACTGGCAACCATGGAGAAGCTCGAAGCCTCGCTCCACGAGGCACCGATCGTCGATCAGGATGGGTACGAATATCTGGTCCACCCGATCAGCAACGGGATCCCGCTACTCGATCCCACGCTACTCCGGGAGGCTGTCATCGGCCTGATGCGCGAGACAGATCTGGACGTCGACAAGATCGTCGCACCCGAGGCGACCGGCATTCACGTTGCAACCGCGCTCTCCCTGCAGACCGACATCCCGCTGGTCGTAGTGCGAAAGCGCGAGTACGGCCTCGACGGCGAGGTGCCACTCGACGTGACGACTGCCTACGGAGAGTCCGAGCTGTTTATCAACGACGTCGAGCGGGGCGACCGCGTCCTCGTGATCGACGATCTGCTGGCGACCGGGGGTACCCTCGGCGCGATCTGTACCGCGCTGGAGGGGATCGGCGCGGAGGTCGTCGACGTCGGCGTCGTGATCCGAAAGCTCGACCAGTCCGGCCTCGATGAGTTCGACGTGACCAGCCTCGTCGATATCAGTATCGAGGACGGGGAAGTCACGGTTCACTGATCGAGACCATCGAGGAAAAGATACGAACAGCTACTCCTCTGCGACGTTGACCGTCAGCACCGGTGCGGGCGACTTCGTGACGACTTTCTGGGACGTGCTACCGAGCATGTTCTCCGTGTACTTGTCGGCCTGGGTCCCCATCGTTACGAGCTCGATTCCGGCGTCTTCGACGTACGAGACGATCGTCTCTGCTGGCGAGCCGCGACGGATCGCCGTCTCGACCTCGAAGCCGTCGGCGTCGAGGTCCTCGGCGACTTCCGAGACGGCCCGTTCGCCCTCGGAGCGGAGGTCCTCCAGCACTTCGGTTTTCATGTCGTCTTTCAGCGTCAGGAACGCCCCGTCGTCGATGACGTAGAGGACGTGGACGGTCGTCCCATCGGCGTCCGCGATATCGGTCGTGTGTTCGAGCACCGTCTCGACCGACGGGCCGCCGTCGGTCGGGACCAGAATGTCGCTGTACATCGTACCGGATCTTTCGGCGGTCGATACACACCGTTTACGGTTTTCGTGTGACTGACGGGGACTGGGGCGTCGTCACGAACGCCGCTGGAGGGCGGCCGCCACCTGCCGTTACCGCTGCTCGAAGGCGTGACGAACAACGTCGGAATCGTCGTCCCACTCGAAGTGCTCGTGGGCCCGCTGGAGGATCTCTCTGTACTGGTCGAGATCCGCCACCCCCTCTGCCCGGGCGTCCTCGTCGGTCATGTCCCCGAGCGTTCGTTCCTCGATCGCGGTGATCTCGAACGTTGTGTCGTCGATCGTGAAGGTGTCGCCTTCGTCGGCGTAGGCCTGCCCACGGTGGATCTGTATGACCTCACCGTCGAGGGCCTGCTGGCGCATCCGCTCGCTCGGAAGTATCGTTTCGGCGTCGATTGTTGTCATGGCTGAACCTTGGACTCAGTGGACGAAAGGGTTCCGTCGGGCTACTCTCCGTCGGCCCCCGTCCGCCCCAGATGCGCTTGTCATCGACCAGTAGGACCGTCATCGGTTCCTCGACGGTGATCTGGCAGGAGAGTCGGGGATAGCCAAAGCGGTCGGCGGCACGATCGTGCCAGTGCTCGGGCGATGGCTCACCGTCAACGATCCGGACGCCACAGGTTGCGCAGATGCCGCGCCCTCCGCAGTTAAGACTGCTCGTCAGGTCGGTGTACGGCGAGTGCCCACGATCGAGCAGTGCGTTCCGGAGGTTCCGTCCCCGCCCGACCTCGAACTGGTGGACCTCGCCCTCGGCGTGGACTGTGAGCTGGACCGTCTCGGAGCCGTCGGCGTCTCGCCCCATCTCACAGCGAGACGGTCGCCAGATCGGATTCGAGCTCGGCGACGTGCTCGTTGTACGCCTCGATCACGCCCGCAACCATCGGCGCGTACTTCCGGACGTCCGCAGCCGATGGGGGTTCGTACTGTGAGAGCAGGTAGACGCCGCCCGACCCACCGGCGCGCAGGTAGGAGACGCCGTCGGTGTCCCATTTCAGTTCCCAGCGCGTCCCGTCGACCCGCGTCGTGAAGGTGCCGTAGTCGCCGCCCTCGTAGCGGTGGAGCTCACCGGCGATCAGGTCACAGGCCTCCTCGACCCGGTTCAACAGCCGGTCCCGCTCGGCGACGACGCCCTCGGTCGTCTCGATCTCGGGATACTCCGGGTCGACATCGTCGAGCAGCCCGTCGAGCGACCTGACGTACTCGTTGTACGATTCGACGAACGCTTCGTAGTCTTCCAGCGCCGTCGCCAGTTTCTCGGGATCAGGGGGCTGTTTCGTCGAGACGACGTACACCTCAAGCCCCCGCCCGCCCTCGAAGCGGAGGTACTGCAGGTCGCCCGCCTCGTACTTGACCGTCCACGTCCCGCGATCGGTCTCGAAGCTCTGCTGGCCGTAATCACCGCCCTGGAATTTGGCGAGCTGATAGGCGATCGTCCCCGCATGGTCGCGGATCCGCTCGACGAGTTCGTCGCGCTGGCGTGTCGCTTCCTCGGGATCGGCC harbors:
- the hpt gene encoding hypoxanthine/guanine phosphoribosyltransferase; translated protein: MEKLEASLHEAPIVDQDGYEYLVHPISNGIPLLDPTLLREAVIGLMRETDLDVDKIVAPEATGIHVATALSLQTDIPLVVVRKREYGLDGEVPLDVTTAYGESELFINDVERGDRVLVIDDLLATGGTLGAICTALEGIGAEVVDVGVVIRKLDQSGLDEFDVTSLVDISIEDGEVTVH
- a CDS encoding DMT family transporter yields the protein MIDRRTLVLFAASSLLFGGTFVAAKAGLEYFPPLAFVALRFDIAAIVLLGYVLLTRSRAELVPRTRGDIAGILATGVLAIGLTNALIFVGQQYATSAVAAIVFSLNPILTPVFAALLLSDERLSTRGAAGLLLGLGGVVLVVGPSSDLLLGGGLFGQAILFAAAVCGALGAVSIRRAGGTLSSTVRTAWGLPFAAALTHMLSFASGESMGEIVWTPEAVLALVYVAVFAGAIAYVAYFGLIDSAGAIHANLAFYVVPVVSTVGGWALLGESISTLTIVGFLVIFAGFAVLGSESVDLRRVLPLSRTRRHSTTDQFLSLEDVRRDRAD
- a CDS encoding universal stress protein, which encodes MYSDILVPTDGGPSVETVLEHTTDIADADGTTVHVLYVIDDGAFLTLKDDMKTEVLEDLRSEGERAVSEVAEDLDADGFEVETAIRRGSPAETIVSYVEDAGIELVTMGTQADKYTENMLGSTSQKVVTKSPAPVLTVNVAEE
- a CDS encoding helix-turn-helix transcriptional regulator, with the protein product MESALEEIEFLALSENRVRVLQCLAEKRRTRSELAAETGASQATLSRVLGDFEERSWTVRDDGEYVATATGRLVADGVTDLLEIMETEGELREIVEYLPTHAMDFDLQRLADARITVPTQTRPNAPLQRLLDLLRESESVRAFSHAFNEGSLRVVEDRVTAGDQQFRAVLSRSAIEAVADDTELRGRLKRILRTETASIRFREEGIPLAVTIADETVHLLLRDESGVLQASLDTDDPAVHSWADDTYDHYWRTSRPLEPDDLGT
- a CDS encoding ASCH domain-containing protein, giving the protein MTTIDAETILPSERMRQQALDGEVIQIHRGQAYADEGDTFTIDDTTFEITAIEERTLGDMTDEDARAEGVADLDQYREILQRAHEHFEWDDDSDVVRHAFEQR
- a CDS encoding DUF429 domain-containing protein codes for the protein MTVLGVDACPSGWITGVSDDTELYVAQYDDVETLWAEHDDAERVLIDVPIGLPETGRRACDEAARELLGDRRSCVFYVPPRRVLDAGSYEAANERHRELTGHGLSIQTYNIIPVIEEVGTFLDEHEAARERVIECHPELCFAAFAGGDPVPDSKHTETGRKTRRELLREELPGSEQAYEDAMERFYRKDVGRDDVLDALALTAAAREESLLSVPEGRDHRIERGTIAYPEPR